The DNA region TATAACTTCCATATTacttttactaataaaaaaagaaaaatcatgaaCCCATCAACGGCAGTATTTCATAGCGATATCAAATTCACTTCACAAAATGTGCCAACATATCATCAGAGGAGATATTGCAGACCCGGTAGTAGGAATTTTAGATAAGATGACCCCAATTAGTTGAAGAGGATCCATAGAGCCAACTAGAATAAACTGGGGTTAAGGTTTACTTGATTTGAGTAATGTAAACACCAAACTTAAGCATTTTTAGTAGTTAGTGATGATaattattttggaaaagatAAAAGCTAAAAGTAAACCATGAATATAACTTATCACAAAGGATGGCTGCGTACCAAAATCAAGAAACCCAATACGACCATCGCGTAACAACCACAAATTGCCTGCATGAACATCTGCATGGAAGGATTCACAGGCAAGCAAGCTACCAAACCTGCATTGATGTTTCATTGAGAGACTTATGTTTCAAAACTTGAACTAAAATAAACATCAACCGTGCAAGCACATGCATTGAAAATTAGGCTTTGGTCCTACCACACGTTAAGAGCAGTGATAAGACTAGCCTCTGGACTAGAAACAAGTGAACTTATGGAGTCTAGGTCAGTAAGAGGAACTCCATAAAGCCTCTGCATTGTCAGAACTCGTCGGGTGCTGCAGTGCTGATACACTTTTGGAGCTGTAGCTTGCCTTGTGAGTCCCATGGCTTCTAGATATCTCCTAAAGGACTCAATATTTGCAGCCTCCTTGTAAAAGTCAACTTCTTCAAGCATTGACTCTCGAATGTCTTTGACAACACCAACCTACTGAAAGGAAGTTTATATTAAATGGAAGCTTCAACCTAtcattattaaagaaaaaaattgaaaaaaataatacagtatgcaactatatttatcaataattagAAATATGTCATAGATTCTTCACAATAAGGACAGGGAAGTAAAAACACCACAACAGtgcaaaatttcattatttcattaGATTATTTCACATACCACCAAATTGCATGTAcctaaaattgaatttacatcCTCAAATTTGACTGCAACAATGTGAAATGAACAAATATGCTACTTGAAGATGATTGTTAAGAGTATAAAATATCATGGAAGGGTGTTTATAAGTTTCATCCAAAATAAGCACTGAAGTTAGCTGGACATAAGTACCAGTGATGCACGGCTGAATTCAGGGTTCAAAAACTCCAATATGCGAGCAACGATGTATACGAAATTCAGATCTGCCACCAATACGTCCTCTATTCCAGGTTTCAAGACCTTTATAACTACATCCTCTTGGGAGCCTCTAAGCCTTGCACCGTGAACCTGGACATAATATAACATAAATCTTACCCATAAAAGTCTACAGTATACGATATTgaagaagggagagagagagagattaaccTGGGCTATTGAGGCCGAAGCAAGTGGAGTTGGGTCAACATATTCATAGACACTATCTATGGGTCTCCCCAATTCCTCACGCAAAATTTTTTGAATGTCTTCAAAAGGAACTGCAGGAGTTCTATCAAAACAGCTTTGAAATTCTTGGACATATTCTGGAGGGAACAATGTTGGTGCAGATGCTATGAACTGCCCAAGTGGAAGCCAAGTTATTCATTAGTTACAATGTATTCATAGAGCAgatctaaaagaaagaaagagaatcaaaaaatgaatttatataagAATGTGCCTATTAAGTGGCCATTCAAGTTAAGCAGCATTTTTGTGGTCATAACTAAAATATGCACTtcagtaaaaaaagaaaagaaaaaaaagagtacgcTTTACTTTCATATAACTCAATGACCCCCTCTCTTGGGAGGGGAGGAGGTCCTTACAAGCAACAATCAGGACTTACCTGACCTAATTTGATGTAGGTCGCCCCCATGCGTTCAAATAATCTTCTTAAATAAACTGGTGAAAGTAGTCCAAGCTGCATTTGAGTTGGTAATCCAGCAGATGAATttgttgactagaaaagaagaaaaggtgttAATATTTCATTCAACATTGTCAGATTTTTTACAGGAAAAGATGATtatatcaaatcaaatcaaattaaataaatattgagtGTATCCACTACCTAAGCATAATTTGTTaataggattaaaaaaaaattatagatcaaCAAGAAGACCTACAGATAGGGGGGCCTTACTCAATCAAAATCCttcaaaatctttttatttgGAAAGATCCAAAAGGAAGTTATAGGATAGAAATCTAGTCAATAGCAATGACTCAAATTCCTATCATGTTAATGACCAAAATGAAATCCATTAAGAATGAAAATCATAATAtccttctattattattattttggaggAAGGGGTTTAAGTACAACATCTTCTTCTAAACTGGTTGAAATTGAAGAATTTATTAAATGGAGTAAGTCATTGATCCCGGTAGGGAGTATCGAACAGATTCAATTGACTCCAAAGAAAATGGTAATGGTGATGGGATTGGgaggaagaaggaaaagaaaatccCAAAGACTTATTACAATTTTATAGAATGAAGAAGCGGGATGAGCATGAGAGTTAAAAATGCAGGAGTGAGCTTACATTGGAGACATCAGCTAGCCACTCGCTACCAACACCAAGAAAAGCTTGGATACCTTGGGCAAGCCTAAGGGCACCACGTGGACCAGTAGTGATGGATGTTTGGACAATATCCTCCACCAGTTTAGGAAGCCCCTCAATACTATCTGAAACCCCGAACAACAACTTCTTCATTTGGAACATTAATGAAttcaaaaccttaattcatgatgatgatgatgatgatgatgatgatgatgggatattattaataataataataataaaaaagaagaacataaattttagcaaaaaataataaaaaagaagaagactttAGAAGAGAAAGTGAGCAAATTGAATCAAACGATTGtctttaagaattaaaaaaagaaggaaaagaggaGACCTTGGAGGCGAGAAGGAGAAGAGAAACGATCCTGGGTCTGACCCTGGCCCTGGGCTTGAGAATATCGAGCAAAGAAAGTGAAATTCAGCTGCTTCCTTCTTCTTAGGGAATTATCTGAGGATGATAACAACTGAGgacgacgatgatgatgataaaaTAACCGACCGCCTCTTATAGCTGAAACcgccatctctctctctctctctctctctaaccaaTCACTCACAATTAGCTGAAACTCCAGCTGTGTCTGTCTAAACCAGGACGAAGGAAGGACACCAACAATTCATTCAATTACATTCATTCAAACATATGTTATCACTCGCAAATCGCAATTACCATAAAACGACAACGTCTGTGCGCTCTTCATGCAACGCTCgcgaataataataataataattattatatctTAAAGAAAACCCCGTGTAAATAAAGGCTGCCACGTCGCACGACAGTTTGTTGCCAAGTATGTTTGAAAAATCGCATTTTTGAAGTGTTAATGGAATTTGGATGTGCTGCCTtcgaaaagaaaaagatatcatcatcttctcaaaaaaaaaaaaaaaacccgctCTTTGAATTACAAAGTATGATTGATTTGTCAAAAATGCATGTGTCCCCATTTTTCCAAAACCCAAACTACGGATTCTTCCTTCACTCAGTAAAATTATCTGCTCATTCAAACGCACACcacaaataaacccaaaaatccataataaataaatgcacATTCTATGACATTACAGCCAAcgaaaaaaaattctcaagagATAGGGGTGATGGAGAAACACATGAGGTTTCATAATTATATGAGTGGCACTTCAAAgcatatattaaaatagatattaTGTCACATTGGACATGGGTACAATTGTTACAATTGAATCAATGAGCCCGATTATGAATCTGTATCTGAATTGGAATCTGATTCTACATCTGATTGTGCCTCAAAGGGTTTGATTCTGTTAGTATTGGCTTCAATTGGGGGAAGTCCCTCATCATCACTCGATTCAAGCTCATTCTCTTCTGCTTGGGCGGTCTGCTTATGCAAGCTCCCATTAGAATCATCCAAATTTGTAGATTTGAAGACTTCTGGCCTGCAATGCGTGGCAGAAGCAAAATATAAGCAAGAAAGAACAAAAGTGGACATCATAAACCAATACATCTAGTAGTAGCCGAATGATTCAGTTGTATCAAGTTTTCACTAGTGTCCAGTTTGGCATTATTGGCATACCAATTATATTTGCTTGGTTTAAGAAATAAGCCCTCCCCCTCTCTTTTGCCACTTTATAGCTTCAATAAAATAGTCCCTATTTCAGTAAAAACTTTGTGCCAAGTTCAGTTTCAGCTAATGGCTGGACTCAATTTCAACTCACTAGTAAATCTGGTTATGATACTAAAGGAAGTGAGAACACAAAGAAAACCATAAGTGGTCAGAGTTATTTTATTCATGCAGTAGTTAACATGTGAAGAAAACTCACCATTCTGGAGATTTCTGAAGTGAACGAACTTGTTCATAAAACAGAACTTGGGAAACAATGCATGCCACCTTGCTACCTGATTCAAGAGCCTTTTCCTTTCCACTTATGTCAACCACTACAAAACTACCTGCAAATTGGAACAGCTACTGTATATTATAATTTTCCTTTAGAGGATGTCAACAGAATAAAACACACATAAAAATTATCTTACTAATGCTCCCCTAATCTCCAAGAACTTTTATACATTCAGTTGCTAAGAGCCATCTTAGTGGCAGAGCCAAATAAGATTTAACTCCGAAAGCtgattttagaaataaaatcaTGATTCTCTTATGAGAGCAAGCTCCTTATCAGATAATGAACTGTTAAAACAACAGCAGATTTTTGAAAGTACAGAAAACTGCTAGGTGTTcaggaaattttttgaaaactgtTTCTGAACTCACCCAAAcatgtataatatattttttctaatttgg from Castanea sativa cultivar Marrone di Chiusa Pesio chromosome 6, ASM4071231v1 includes:
- the LOC142640654 gene encoding putative aarF domain-containing protein kinase At5g05200, chloroplastic; its protein translation is MAVSAIRGGRLFYHHHRRPQLLSSSDNSLRRRKQLNFTFFARYSQAQGQGQTQDRFSSPSRLQDSIEGLPKLVEDIVQTSITTGPRGALRLAQGIQAFLGVGSEWLADVSNSTNSSAGLPTQMQLGLLSPVYLRRLFERMGATYIKLGQFIASAPTLFPPEYVQEFQSCFDRTPAVPFEDIQKILREELGRPIDSVYEYVDPTPLASASIAQVHGARLRGSQEDVVIKVLKPGIEDVLVADLNFVYIVARILEFLNPEFSRASLVGVVKDIRESMLEEVDFYKEAANIESFRRYLEAMGLTRQATAPKVYQHCSTRRVLTMQRLYGVPLTDLDSISSLVSSPEASLITALNVWFGSLLACESFHADVHAGNLWLLRDGRIGFLDFGIVGRISPKTWAAMEIFLASIATEEYDSMASSLIEMGATNKDIDTKAFARDLEKIFSSIQDLDTEIVVATARGTNTDATAISANLVVDERQMNALFLDVVRVSESYGLRFPREFALLMKQLLYFDRYTRLLAPNMNMLQDQRISIVSNRRSKYGDSFK
- the LOC142640656 gene encoding uncharacterized protein LOC142640656 isoform X2 is translated as MDAQGEKSLALFPAKFQKSMWIKRGSFVVVDISGKEKALESGSKVACIVSQVLFYEQVRSLQKSPEWPEVFKSTNLDDSNGSLHKQTAQAEENELESSDDEGLPPIEANTNRIKPFEAQSDVESDSNSDTDS
- the LOC142640656 gene encoding uncharacterized protein LOC142640656 isoform X1, encoding MMKGGRKNLKMRAVESSEDKLSMQDGQSIMQVVSLRGSNLIEVMDAQGEKSLALFPAKFQKSMWIKRGSFVVVDISGKEKALESGSKVACIVSQVLFYEQVRSLQKSPEWPEVFKSTNLDDSNGSLHKQTAQAEENELESSDDEGLPPIEANTNRIKPFEAQSDVESDSNSDTDS